Proteins co-encoded in one Candidatus Zixiibacteriota bacterium genomic window:
- a CDS encoding PorV/PorQ family protein, which produces MKRLLIALVVVGLAQSASAEFSKAGTAGAQFLKIGVGSRYQGMAEASVAVSSDIYAMYWNPAGLVEIENSAVSFTNVNWLLDIDLNYIGYARNFEDVGVFGISAMILSMEEQEIRTFEQQDGTGQTYGASSYAIGLSYARHLTAKFAFGGSIKYIGEKIDFVKSHGVAVDFGTLLYTGFNSLRLGMSITNMGPELTFSGSNLEVSYNPGGSGGDVLAELQATGYDLPLAFRVGMAYDFEFGPLSVLTVSAEMKHPNDHEQQGALGAEFGYDKKYFLRGGYKLNYDEETLAFGGGLHLPVSGQTALVVDYSWQDFGRLESAQRFSVGFTF; this is translated from the coding sequence GTGAAACGGTTACTTATCGCGCTGGTGGTTGTGGGCCTGGCGCAGAGCGCCTCGGCCGAATTCTCCAAGGCAGGCACCGCCGGCGCACAGTTCCTCAAAATCGGTGTCGGTTCCCGGTACCAGGGGATGGCCGAAGCGTCCGTCGCCGTCAGTTCCGATATCTACGCCATGTACTGGAACCCCGCCGGACTCGTCGAAATCGAAAACTCCGCCGTCAGCTTCACCAACGTGAACTGGCTGCTCGATATCGATCTCAACTACATCGGCTATGCCCGCAACTTCGAAGATGTCGGCGTGTTCGGTATATCCGCCATGATCCTCTCCATGGAGGAACAGGAGATACGCACATTCGAACAGCAGGACGGAACCGGCCAGACCTACGGCGCATCCTCATACGCCATCGGCCTCTCGTACGCCCGGCACCTGACTGCCAAGTTCGCCTTCGGCGGCTCGATTAAATACATCGGCGAAAAAATCGACTTCGTCAAATCTCACGGCGTCGCCGTTGATTTCGGTACCCTGCTCTACACGGGCTTCAACTCCCTCAGGCTGGGTATGAGTATCACCAATATGGGACCGGAACTGACATTCTCCGGCTCCAACCTCGAGGTCAGCTACAATCCTGGCGGCAGCGGCGGCGACGTGCTTGCCGAACTGCAGGCAACAGGCTACGATTTGCCGCTCGCCTTCCGCGTCGGCATGGCCTACGACTTCGAGTTCGGGCCGCTGTCGGTCCTCACGGTTTCCGCTGAGATGAAACACCCGAATGATCACGAACAACAGGGTGCGCTCGGCGCCGAATTCGGCTACGACAAGAAGTATTTCCTCCGTGGCGGGTACAAGTTGAACTACGATGAGGAGACCCTGGCCTTCGGCGGCGGTTTACATCTGCCGGTCAGCGGCCAGACCGCTCTTGTCGTCGACTACTCGTGGCAGGATTTCGGACGGCTGGAGTCCGCCCAGCGTTTTTCAGTCGGATTCACCTTCTGA